A region of Pseudomonas cavernicola DNA encodes the following proteins:
- a CDS encoding 5-formyltetrahydrofolate cyclo-ligase, which produces MMTSAALSRPQLRHLLRKARRALSPNEQRQAAQRLYRQLAQDPRFRRARHIALYLPTDGEIDPRLLLRAAQRRGKATYLPVLSAWPRTKMVFQRIHPHERMTPNRFRIQEPHANRKQQRKVWALDLVLLPLVGFDSGGGRLGMGGGFYDRSLAYLSMRKNWHKPTLLGLAHECQKVDQLTLAIWDVPLHATVTDQAWYAVRS; this is translated from the coding sequence ATGATGACTTCAGCCGCTCTTTCCCGCCCACAACTTCGGCACCTACTGCGCAAAGCCCGCCGCGCGCTTAGCCCGAACGAACAGCGCCAGGCCGCCCAGCGCCTGTATCGCCAACTCGCCCAAGATCCACGCTTTCGCCGCGCCCGGCATATCGCGCTGTATTTGCCAACGGATGGTGAGATTGATCCACGCCTGTTGCTGCGCGCCGCCCAGCGCCGCGGCAAGGCCACCTACTTACCGGTATTGAGCGCCTGGCCGCGCACCAAGATGGTGTTCCAGCGTATCCACCCACACGAGCGGATGACGCCTAACCGCTTCCGCATTCAGGAACCGCATGCCAACCGCAAGCAGCAGCGCAAAGTCTGGGCCCTGGACTTGGTCTTGTTGCCGCTGGTGGGCTTCGATAGCGGCGGTGGCCGCCTCGGCATGGGTGGCGGTTTTTATGACCGCAGCCTGGCGTACCTGAGCATGCGCAAAAATTGGCACAAACCGACCTTACTGGGGCTCGCGCATGAATGTCAGAAGGTCGATCAACTGACGCTGGCCATCTGGGATGTGCCGCTGCACGCGACGGTCACGGATCAGGCTTGGTACGCCGTCAGGAGCTAG
- the pepP gene encoding Xaa-Pro aminopeptidase, which produces MISIPKSEYARRRKALMAQMEPNSIAILPAAPVYIRNRDVEHVYRQDSDFQYLSGFPEPEAVIALIPGREHGEYVLFCRERDPERELWDGLRAGQDGAISAFGADDAFPIGDIDDILPGLIEGRERVYYAMGTNQEFDRHLMDWINVIRSKARQGAQPPNEFVALDHLLHDMRLYKSANEVKVMREAAQISSRAHIRAMQASRAGLSEYHLEAELDYEFRKGGAKMPAYGSIVAAGRNACILHYRENDAPLRDGELVLIDAGCEIDCYASDITRTFPVSGRFSAEQKAIYELVLKSQEAAFAVIAPGKHWNEAHEATVQVITAGLVELGLLEGDVSELIASEAYKAFYMHRAGHWLGMDVHDVGDYKVGGEWRVLEVGMALTVEPGIYIAVDNQHVAKKWRGIGVRIEDDVVVTKTGCEILTSHAPKTVAEIEALMAAARIQAA; this is translated from the coding sequence ATGATCAGCATCCCCAAGTCGGAATACGCCCGTCGGCGCAAGGCGCTGATGGCGCAGATGGAACCCAACAGCATCGCCATTCTGCCGGCGGCGCCGGTGTATATCCGTAACCGCGACGTCGAGCACGTCTATCGTCAGGACAGTGACTTCCAGTACCTCAGCGGCTTCCCCGAGCCGGAAGCGGTGATCGCACTGATTCCGGGGCGTGAACATGGCGAGTACGTGCTGTTCTGCCGTGAGCGTGATCCCGAGCGCGAGCTCTGGGATGGCCTGCGCGCTGGCCAGGATGGTGCGATCAGTGCGTTCGGTGCCGACGACGCGTTCCCCATCGGCGATATCGACGACATCCTCCCGGGCTTGATCGAAGGCCGCGAGCGAGTCTATTACGCCATGGGCACCAATCAGGAGTTCGATCGGCACCTGATGGACTGGATCAACGTGATCCGCTCCAAGGCCCGTCAGGGCGCACAGCCGCCAAACGAATTCGTCGCCCTCGACCATCTGCTGCACGACATGCGCCTGTACAAGTCAGCCAATGAAGTAAAGGTGATGCGCGAAGCCGCACAGATTTCTTCCCGTGCGCATATCCGTGCGATGCAGGCTAGCCGCGCCGGTTTGAGCGAGTATCACCTGGAAGCCGAGTTGGACTACGAGTTTCGCAAGGGTGGGGCGAAGATGCCGGCCTATGGCTCGATTGTCGCCGCGGGGCGCAATGCCTGCATCCTGCATTACCGCGAGAACGATGCGCCGCTCAGAGACGGTGAGCTGGTGCTGATCGATGCCGGTTGCGAGATCGACTGCTATGCCAGCGATATCACCCGCACCTTTCCGGTCAGCGGCAGGTTTTCCGCTGAGCAGAAGGCGATCTACGAGCTGGTGCTGAAATCCCAGGAAGCGGCGTTCGCCGTGATTGCCCCCGGCAAGCACTGGAACGAAGCCCACGAAGCCACTGTGCAGGTGATCACCGCCGGGCTGGTCGAGCTGGGTCTGCTGGAAGGCGACGTCAGCGAGCTGATCGCCAGCGAAGCCTATAAAGCTTTCTATATGCACCGCGCCGGGCACTGGTTGGGCATGGACGTGCATGACGTCGGCGACTACAAGGTCGGCGGCGAGTGGCGTGTCCTGGAAGTGGGCATGGCGCTGACCGTCGAGCCCGGCATCTACATCGCCGTGGACAATCAGCACGTGGCGAAGAAGTGGCGCGGAATCGGCGTGCGGATCGAAGACGATGTGGTGGTGACCAAGACTGGCTGCGAGATTCTGACCAGCCACGCGCCGAAGACGGTTGCCGAGATCGAGGCCTTGATGGCTGCTGCACGAATCCAGGCGGCTTGA
- a CDS encoding diguanylate cyclase domain-containing protein, with protein sequence MPFSRSAWPARLALALLALLLCGASLLLWHQLKSTEREHVRERVESQARLLTRQLESSLNAQAQDLYRMAQLWNHHGRLSREEWELEARISLQHFRGYQAIQWLGPDLKMRWLLPLEGNQAALHFQLTPAHPNFNLAMQAKARGLASFSNSFSLVQGGRGFILYTPLYIRGEQDRPVFDGFLQGVFRVEALMDELLDTVDSADFHVRLLEFGHPLYSRDQADLSAPLQQELPLHLLNNRNFTLQLSPTQKLTQQLVSPLPQVVLGASLTISLLLVAALALALENSRRARALQAGNRRLNEEVGHREQIEQVLRDSRERLQLVVDLTDSSRDGLFIIDPQNRNILHMNQATYSSLGYSSEEFSRQLKEQPEQLLLGFHAWLELVRQAHRDNSTKIFQREMRRRDGSIQAAEISAQLVQLNGHEYLIGVSRDNNERLQLEAQLQHLSQQDGLTGLYNRRFFDHQLHGEWRRLQRIGASMALLMLDVDHFKRYNDQLGHLAGDDVLRRVATALQGCLQREGDVACRYGGEEFAIILVNTGLDGGEHVAQRVHKAIEELNLAHPASPLGRLSLSIGLATTTPSQNNQPDSLVAHSDQALYQAKHQGRNRTCIWNPAN encoded by the coding sequence CTGCCATTCTCACGCTCCGCTTGGCCGGCCCGGCTAGCGCTCGCCCTGCTGGCTCTGCTGCTGTGCGGCGCCAGCCTGTTGCTCTGGCACCAGTTGAAGAGCACAGAGCGGGAGCACGTACGTGAACGGGTCGAGTCTCAAGCACGCCTGCTGACCCGCCAGCTAGAAAGCAGTCTCAACGCCCAAGCTCAAGACCTGTACCGCATGGCCCAGCTCTGGAACCATCACGGCCGCCTCTCCCGCGAGGAGTGGGAGTTGGAGGCGCGCATCTCCTTGCAGCACTTCAGAGGCTACCAAGCCATTCAGTGGCTGGGCCCCGACCTGAAGATGCGCTGGCTGCTGCCCCTCGAAGGCAATCAAGCAGCGCTGCATTTTCAACTGACACCCGCACACCCCAACTTCAACCTGGCCATGCAGGCTAAAGCCCGTGGCCTGGCGAGCTTCTCCAATAGTTTCAGCCTGGTACAGGGCGGCCGCGGCTTCATCCTTTACACCCCGCTGTATATTCGCGGCGAACAGGACAGGCCGGTCTTCGATGGCTTCCTGCAAGGCGTGTTTCGCGTCGAAGCACTGATGGACGAACTGCTCGACACGGTCGACAGCGCCGACTTCCATGTCCGTCTGCTGGAGTTCGGCCACCCGCTTTACAGCCGCGACCAAGCCGACCTAAGCGCCCCCCTTCAGCAGGAGTTGCCGCTCCACCTGCTAAACAACCGCAATTTCACCCTGCAGCTCAGCCCCACGCAGAAGCTCACGCAACAACTGGTCAGCCCACTGCCGCAAGTGGTGCTCGGCGCCAGCCTGACGATCAGCCTGCTGCTGGTGGCCGCCCTCGCCTTGGCCCTGGAAAACTCCCGTCGCGCGCGCGCTCTGCAAGCCGGCAACCGGCGCTTGAACGAGGAAGTCGGCCATCGCGAGCAGATCGAACAGGTGCTGCGCGACAGCCGCGAGCGCCTGCAACTGGTGGTCGATCTGACCGACTCCAGCCGCGACGGCCTGTTCATCATCGACCCGCAGAACCGCAACATCCTGCATATGAACCAGGCCACTTACAGCAGCCTGGGTTACAGCAGCGAAGAGTTCAGCCGACAGCTAAAAGAACAGCCCGAACAACTGCTGCTGGGCTTCCATGCCTGGCTGGAACTGGTACGCCAGGCGCATCGGGACAACTCGACGAAGATCTTTCAGCGAGAGATGCGTCGACGCGACGGCAGCATTCAGGCGGCAGAAATCAGCGCTCAGTTGGTGCAGTTGAATGGCCACGAATACCTGATCGGCGTCTCCCGCGACAACAACGAACGCCTGCAACTGGAAGCGCAACTGCAACACCTGTCGCAGCAGGACGGACTGACCGGCCTCTATAACCGGCGCTTTTTTGATCATCAATTACACGGCGAGTGGCGGCGCCTGCAGCGGATCGGCGCGTCCATGGCCTTGCTCATGCTGGATGTCGACCACTTCAAGCGTTACAACGACCAACTCGGCCACCTGGCCGGCGACGACGTCTTGCGGCGGGTGGCTACGGCCTTGCAAGGCTGCCTGCAGCGTGAGGGCGATGTGGCCTGTCGCTACGGCGGCGAGGAGTTCGCCATTATCCTGGTCAACACCGGTTTGGACGGTGGCGAGCATGTGGCGCAGCGCGTCCATAAAGCGATCGAGGAGCTGAACCTGGCTCATCCAGCCAGCCCACTGGGTCGTCTGAGTCTGAGCATCGGCCTGGCCACCACCACCCCGAGCCAGAACAACCAGCCGGACAGTTTGGTGGCACACAGCGACCAGGCGCTCTATCAAGCCAAACACCAGGGGCGCAACCGCACCTGCATCTGGAACCCCGCGAACTAA
- a CDS encoding TIGR02449 family protein, producing MEDADLHALTTKLELLIQRVEQLKADNRVLRAHEKAWREERAHLIEKNEMARHKVESMISRLRALEQD from the coding sequence ATGGAAGACGCCGATCTGCACGCGCTTACCACCAAGCTGGAACTGCTAATCCAGCGCGTCGAGCAGCTTAAAGCCGACAACCGAGTCTTACGTGCGCATGAAAAGGCCTGGCGCGAGGAGCGCGCCCATCTGATCGAAAAGAACGAAATGGCCCGGCATAAGGTCGAATCAATGATTTCGCGCCTGAGAGCCCTGGAGCAGGATTAA
- the rho gene encoding transcription termination factor Rho — MNLTELKQKPITELLETAEQMGIENMARSRKQDVIFSLLKKHAKSGEEISGDGVLEILQDGFGFLRSADASYLAGPDDIYVSPSQIRRFNLRTGDTIVGKIRPPKEGERYFALLKVDTINYDRPENAKNKILFENLTPLFPNQRMKMEAGNGSTEDLTARVIDLCAPIGKGQRGLIVSPPKAGKTIMLQNIAANITRNNPEVHLIVLLIDERPEEVTEMQRTVRGEVVASTFDEPPTRHVQVAEMVIEKAKRLVEHKKDVVILLDSITRLARAYNTVIPSSGKVLTGGVDAHALEKPKRFFGAARNIEEGGSLTILATALVETGSKMDEVIYEEFKGTGNMELPLDRRIAEKRVFPAININRSGTRREELLTAEDELQRMWILRKLLHPMDEIAAIEFLLDKLKQSKTNDEFFQSMKRK, encoded by the coding sequence ATGAATCTGACTGAACTCAAGCAAAAGCCGATTACCGAACTGCTGGAAACGGCCGAACAGATGGGCATAGAAAATATGGCCCGTTCGCGCAAGCAGGATGTGATTTTCTCCCTGTTGAAAAAGCACGCGAAAAGCGGCGAGGAAATTTCCGGTGATGGCGTGCTGGAGATTCTCCAGGACGGCTTCGGCTTCCTCCGTTCCGCGGACGCCTCGTACCTGGCTGGTCCGGACGACATCTACGTCTCGCCGAGCCAGATCCGCCGCTTCAACCTGCGCACCGGCGACACCATTGTCGGCAAGATTCGCCCGCCGAAAGAAGGCGAGCGCTACTTCGCTCTGCTTAAGGTCGACACGATCAACTACGATCGCCCGGAGAACGCGAAGAACAAGATCCTGTTCGAGAACCTGACCCCGCTGTTCCCCAACCAGCGCATGAAAATGGAAGCCGGTAATGGCTCCACCGAAGACCTCACCGCCCGGGTGATCGACCTCTGCGCACCGATCGGCAAGGGTCAGCGCGGCCTGATCGTATCACCGCCGAAAGCCGGCAAGACGATCATGCTGCAGAACATCGCGGCGAACATCACGCGCAATAACCCGGAAGTGCATCTGATCGTGCTGTTGATCGATGAGCGCCCGGAAGAAGTGACCGAAATGCAGCGCACCGTGCGCGGCGAAGTGGTGGCGTCCACCTTCGACGAACCGCCGACCCGCCACGTGCAGGTCGCCGAGATGGTGATCGAGAAGGCCAAACGCCTGGTCGAGCACAAGAAGGACGTGGTCATTCTGCTCGACTCCATCACCCGTCTGGCGCGCGCCTACAACACCGTGATCCCGAGCTCCGGCAAGGTCCTTACTGGTGGTGTCGACGCCCACGCGCTGGAGAAACCGAAACGCTTCTTCGGCGCCGCCCGCAATATCGAAGAAGGCGGCTCGCTGACCATCCTCGCCACTGCGCTGGTGGAAACCGGCTCGAAGATGGACGAAGTGATCTACGAAGAGTTCAAGGGCACCGGCAACATGGAGCTGCCGCTGGATCGTCGCATCGCCGAGAAGCGTGTGTTCCCGGCCATCAACATCAACCGCTCCGGCACCCGCCGCGAAGAGTTGCTGACGGCCGAGGACGAGCTGCAGCGCATGTGGATTCTGCGCAAGCTGCTGCACCCGATGGACGAGATCGCCGCCATCGAGTTCCTGCTCGACAAGCTCAAGCAGAGCAAGACCAACGATGAATTCTTCCAGTCGATGAAGCGCAAGTAA
- a CDS encoding CDP-6-deoxy-delta-3,4-glucoseen reductase — MKVTLQPSGAVLEMLPGERILDAARRLGYDCPQSCRNGNCHICAALLVEGRVRQNGDARDHGELFTCLAEPLEDCVLHWDGVLAPGELPLRKLSCQVSECVEVGGDVWRVRLRAPAGKPPRYHAGQYLLLRREDGEQAAFSLASAPAQGRDLELHILGREASALTLLEQLRRKPMVQVQLPFGDAHLAQLPDGPLILIAAGTGMAQMHSLIEHCRAAGFKHPVHLYWGARRPEDFYQLPHWADWQRQPNLYLHKVVSDVCSWEGRCGLLHEAVREDFSDLSPLYVYASGSPTMVYATLDALVEAGMGAHQMRADVFAYAPRV; from the coding sequence ATGAAAGTCACCTTGCAACCCTCAGGTGCAGTGCTCGAGATGCTCCCCGGCGAGCGGATTCTCGATGCTGCGCGCCGGCTCGGCTACGACTGCCCGCAGAGCTGCCGCAATGGCAACTGTCATATCTGCGCGGCGCTGTTGGTCGAGGGTCGCGTGCGCCAGAACGGCGATGCACGTGATCACGGCGAGTTGTTCACCTGCCTGGCCGAGCCGCTGGAAGACTGTGTGCTGCATTGGGATGGAGTGCTGGCACCGGGCGAGTTACCGCTGCGCAAGCTCAGCTGTCAGGTCAGTGAGTGCGTGGAGGTGGGCGGAGATGTCTGGCGCGTGCGCTTGCGTGCGCCGGCCGGTAAGCCGCCGCGTTATCACGCTGGGCAGTACCTGCTGTTGCGGCGCGAGGATGGCGAGCAAGCGGCCTTCTCCCTGGCCTCGGCGCCTGCCCAGGGGCGCGACCTGGAGCTGCATATTCTCGGACGCGAGGCGAGCGCCTTGACCCTGCTCGAACAGCTGCGCCGCAAACCCATGGTTCAGGTGCAACTGCCATTCGGCGATGCGCACCTGGCGCAGTTGCCGGACGGGCCGCTGATCTTGATCGCCGCCGGTACCGGCATGGCACAGATGCACAGCTTGATCGAGCATTGCCGCGCGGCGGGTTTCAAGCATCCGGTGCATCTGTACTGGGGTGCGCGGCGGCCCGAGGATTTCTACCAGCTGCCGCACTGGGCCGACTGGCAACGGCAGCCCAATCTATACCTGCATAAAGTCGTCAGTGATGTCTGCAGTTGGGAGGGGCGTTGCGGTCTCTTGCATGAGGCCGTGCGGGAAGACTTCAGCGATCTCTCGCCGCTGTACGTCTATGCCAGCGGCTCGCCGACGATGGTTTATGCGACCCTTGACGCACTGGTCGAGGCCGGGATGGGTGCTCACCAGATGCGCGCCGATGTGTTCGCCTATGCGCCGCGAGTTTAG
- a CDS encoding NADPH:quinone oxidoreductase family protein — MKAVLCKAFGPAETLVLEEIASPEAKKNEILLDVHAAGVNFPDTLIIEGKYQFKPPFPFSPGGEAAGIVAAVGEKVSHVKPGDRVMALTGWGSFAEQVAVPGYNVMPIPASMDFASAAAFGMTYGTSMHALKQRANLQAGETLLVLGASGGVGLAAVEIGKAMGAKVIAAASSAEKLAVAKAAGADELINYSEVSLKDKVKELTGGQGADVIYDPVGGDLFDQAIRSIAWNGRLLVVGFASGRIPELPVNLALLKGAAVVGVFWGAFAQRQPVDNAANFQQLFQWHAEGKVKPLVSQTFPLEQAAEAINALGQRKAVGKVVVQVR; from the coding sequence ATGAAAGCCGTGTTGTGCAAAGCCTTCGGCCCTGCCGAAACGCTGGTGCTGGAAGAAATCGCCAGCCCAGAAGCGAAGAAAAATGAAATTCTCCTCGACGTGCACGCCGCCGGGGTCAACTTCCCGGACACCCTGATCATCGAGGGCAAATATCAGTTCAAGCCGCCATTCCCGTTCTCCCCTGGCGGCGAAGCAGCAGGTATCGTCGCGGCGGTCGGTGAGAAAGTCAGCCACGTCAAACCAGGCGATCGAGTGATGGCGCTGACCGGTTGGGGCAGCTTTGCCGAGCAGGTCGCCGTGCCCGGCTACAACGTCATGCCGATCCCGGCCAGCATGGACTTCGCCAGCGCTGCCGCCTTCGGCATGACCTACGGCACCTCGATGCACGCGCTCAAGCAACGCGCCAACCTGCAAGCGGGCGAAACCCTGCTGGTGCTCGGCGCCTCCGGCGGCGTCGGCCTGGCCGCGGTGGAAATCGGCAAGGCCATGGGCGCCAAAGTCATCGCCGCCGCCAGCAGTGCCGAGAAACTGGCGGTCGCCAAAGCCGCCGGTGCCGATGAGCTGATCAACTACAGCGAAGTCAGCCTGAAAGACAAGGTCAAAGAACTGACCGGTGGCCAGGGCGCGGACGTGATCTACGACCCGGTCGGCGGCGACCTGTTCGACCAGGCCATTCGCTCCATCGCCTGGAACGGCCGGCTGCTGGTGGTCGGTTTCGCCAGCGGGCGCATCCCAGAATTGCCAGTCAACCTGGCGCTACTCAAAGGTGCAGCGGTGGTCGGCGTGTTCTGGGGCGCCTTCGCTCAGCGCCAACCAGTGGACAATGCCGCCAACTTCCAGCAGTTGTTCCAATGGCATGCTGAAGGCAAGGTCAAGCCGTTGGTATCGCAGACCTTCCCGCTGGAACAAGCCGCCGAGGCGATCAACGCGCTGGGCCAACGCAAGGCGGTGGGTAAAGTCGTGGTGCAGGTGCGTTAA
- a CDS encoding cell division protein ZapA produces MTSNTVTVHILDKEYCIACPTDERANLESAARYLDGKMREIRSGGKVIGADRVAVMAALNITHDLLHKQQRLDQDASSTREHVRDLLERVDHALATDPDAGHS; encoded by the coding sequence ATGACCTCGAATACCGTTACCGTTCACATCCTCGACAAAGAATACTGCATCGCCTGCCCTACGGATGAGCGCGCCAACCTGGAAAGCGCCGCGCGCTATCTGGATGGCAAGATGCGCGAGATCCGCAGCGGCGGCAAAGTCATCGGTGCCGACCGGGTCGCCGTGATGGCGGCACTGAACATCACCCACGATCTGCTGCACAAGCAGCAGCGCCTGGATCAGGACGCCAGCTCGACCCGCGAGCACGTGCGTGACCTGCTGGAGCGCGTCGATCATGCCTTGGCCACCGATCCGGATGCCGGCCATAGCTGA
- a CDS encoding EVE domain-containing protein, which yields MPHWLMKSEPEELSIHDLQRLGRARWDGVRNYQARNFLRSMAVGDLFFFYHSSCPEPGIAGIGRIIATAYPDPTALDPQSPYFDAKAGAEKNPWSALDVEFVEAFPQVLSLARLKAAVALAELPLVQKGSRLSVMPVSTSEWAAVCTLR from the coding sequence ATGCCTCATTGGTTAATGAAGTCCGAACCCGAAGAATTATCCATTCACGACCTGCAACGCCTCGGCCGCGCACGCTGGGACGGCGTGCGCAACTATCAGGCGCGCAACTTTCTGCGCAGCATGGCCGTCGGCGACTTGTTCTTCTTTTATCACTCGAGTTGCCCTGAGCCGGGTATCGCCGGCATCGGCCGGATTATCGCCACGGCTTACCCTGATCCGACGGCGCTCGACCCGCAAAGCCCTTACTTCGACGCCAAAGCCGGTGCGGAGAAAAATCCCTGGAGCGCCCTCGACGTGGAATTCGTCGAAGCCTTCCCGCAAGTACTCTCACTGGCACGACTGAAGGCCGCGGTAGCGCTGGCTGAACTACCCTTGGTACAGAAAGGCAGCCGCCTCTCGGTGATGCCCGTCAGTACCAGCGAGTGGGCGGCAGTCTGCACCCTGCGTTAA
- a CDS encoding YecA family protein, whose amino-acid sequence MPTQNSPYSAFAALLASSGQPVSPAELHGLLLGRSCAGAGFENDPWLVDAAELLGGAPQDNVRQALIGLQEMVKGELTGDDMAVVLLLPSDDAPLAERAVALGQWCQGFLGGFGLTARDAALSGEAVEVLQDLAAIAQVQSALEESEDGESDYMEVMEYLRVAPLLLFTECAKPLAPAPKPSLH is encoded by the coding sequence ATGCCCACTCAAAATTCCCCGTATAGCGCTTTCGCCGCCCTGCTCGCCAGCAGTGGCCAACCCGTCTCACCGGCTGAGCTGCATGGCCTGTTGCTGGGCCGTAGTTGTGCCGGTGCCGGCTTCGAGAACGATCCCTGGCTGGTAGATGCCGCCGAACTGCTCGGCGGCGCGCCGCAGGACAATGTGCGGCAGGCGCTGATCGGCCTGCAGGAGATGGTCAAAGGCGAGCTGACCGGTGACGACATGGCGGTTGTGTTGCTGCTGCCGTCGGATGATGCGCCGCTGGCTGAGCGCGCTGTGGCGCTTGGCCAATGGTGCCAGGGTTTCCTCGGCGGCTTCGGTTTGACCGCGCGCGATGCGGCGTTGAGCGGCGAAGCGGTCGAAGTGTTGCAGGATCTGGCGGCGATTGCCCAGGTGCAGAGCGCATTGGAAGAGTCCGAGGACGGCGAAAGCGACTATATGGAAGTCATGGAATATCTGCGTGTCGCGCCCTTGCTGCTGTTTACCGAGTGCGCAAAACCGCTTGCGCCAGCACCCAAACCGTCCCTGCACTGA
- the ubiD gene encoding 4-hydroxy-3-polyprenylbenzoate decarboxylase, whose translation MQYRDLRDFIRGLEQRGELKRISTPVSPVLEMTEICDRTLRRAGPALLFENPTGFDMPVLGNLFGTPGRVALGMGAEAVSELREIGKLLAFLKEPEPPKGLKDAWSKLPIFKKIIAMAPKVLKDAPCQEVIEEGEDVDLGKLPVQTCWPGDVGPLITWGLTITKGPNKERQNLGIYRQQVIGRNKVIMRWLSHRGGALDFKEWCDKHPGQPFPVAVALGADPATILGAVTPVPDSLSEYAFAGLLRGNRTELIKCRGSELQVPASAEIVLEGVIHPGEMADEGPYGDHTGYYNEVDRFPVFTVERITRRQKPIYHSTYTGRPPDEPAILGVALNEVFVPILQKQFPEITDFYLPPEGCSYRMAVVTMKKQYPGHAKRVMLGVWSYLRQFMYTKFVIVTDDDVNARDWNDVIWAITTRMDPSRDTVLIDNTPIDYLDFASPVSGLGSKMGLDATHKWPGETTREWGRVIVQDEAVKCRVDELWKDLGID comes from the coding sequence ATGCAGTATCGCGACCTACGCGACTTTATCCGTGGCCTGGAACAGCGCGGCGAGCTGAAGCGTATCAGCACTCCAGTTTCGCCCGTCCTGGAAATGACCGAAATCTGCGACCGCACCCTGCGGCGTGCTGGCCCGGCACTGCTGTTCGAGAACCCGACCGGCTTCGACATGCCGGTACTTGGCAACCTGTTTGGCACGCCCGGGCGCGTGGCCCTTGGTATGGGGGCCGAGGCGGTCAGCGAACTGCGTGAGATCGGTAAGCTACTGGCCTTTCTGAAAGAGCCAGAGCCGCCCAAGGGTTTGAAGGATGCCTGGTCGAAGCTGCCGATCTTCAAGAAGATCATCGCCATGGCGCCCAAGGTGCTCAAGGACGCGCCCTGTCAGGAAGTGATCGAAGAGGGTGAGGATGTCGACCTCGGCAAGCTGCCGGTGCAGACCTGCTGGCCCGGTGACGTCGGCCCGCTGATTACCTGGGGCCTGACCATTACCAAGGGGCCGAACAAGGAGCGGCAGAACCTCGGCATCTATCGTCAGCAGGTGATCGGCCGCAATAAGGTGATCATGCGCTGGTTGAGCCATCGCGGCGGCGCGCTGGATTTCAAGGAGTGGTGCGACAAGCATCCAGGGCAACCGTTTCCGGTCGCCGTGGCGCTGGGTGCCGACCCGGCGACCATTCTCGGTGCGGTCACCCCGGTGCCGGACAGCCTCTCCGAATACGCCTTCGCCGGCCTGCTGCGCGGTAATCGCACCGAGCTGATCAAGTGCCGTGGCAGTGAGTTGCAGGTGCCGGCCAGTGCCGAGATCGTCCTCGAGGGCGTGATCCACCCCGGCGAGATGGCCGATGAAGGGCCCTACGGCGACCACACCGGCTACTACAACGAGGTCGACCGCTTTCCGGTGTTCACCGTCGAGCGCATCACCCGTCGGCAAAAGCCGATCTACCACAGCACCTATACCGGGCGTCCGCCGGATGAACCGGCGATTCTCGGGGTGGCGCTAAACGAAGTGTTCGTGCCGATCCTGCAAAAGCAGTTCCCGGAGATCACCGACTTCTACCTGCCACCGGAAGGCTGTTCCTACCGCATGGCGGTGGTGACCATGAAGAAGCAGTACCCGGGCCACGCCAAGCGCGTCATGCTCGGCGTCTGGTCGTATCTGCGACAGTTCATGTACACCAAGTTCGTTATCGTCACCGACGACGATGTGAATGCGCGCGACTGGAACGACGTGATCTGGGCCATCACCACGCGCATGGATCCCTCGCGCGACACGGTATTGATCGACAACACGCCGATCGACTATCTGGACTTCGCCTCGCCAGTCTCCGGCCTCGGCTCGAAGATGGGCCTGGATGCCACCCACAAATGGCCTGGCGAAACCACCCGGGAATGGGGTCGGGTGATAGTTCAGGACGAGGCGGTCAAGTGCCGGGTCGATGAGCTGTGGAAGGATCTTGGAATAGATTGA
- a CDS encoding flagellar basal body-associated protein FliL, which translates to MKAWILLLLALSLPFSALANEEEEGKEGEAPKVAYVNLVPALVGNYGAGPRLKVFKADIALRVSGSEAQERVEHHEPLIRNQLVMLFSQQTDESLGNVEAKERLRQEALKQVQQVLSQEEGKPLVDDLLFNNLIVQ; encoded by the coding sequence GTGAAAGCCTGGATCCTATTGTTGTTGGCTCTATCCCTGCCGTTTTCAGCGTTGGCCAATGAAGAAGAGGAAGGCAAAGAGGGCGAGGCGCCTAAGGTGGCCTATGTCAACTTGGTGCCGGCGCTGGTGGGTAATTATGGTGCGGGCCCACGGCTGAAGGTGTTCAAGGCCGATATTGCGCTACGGGTATCCGGTAGTGAGGCGCAGGAGCGGGTCGAGCACCATGAGCCGCTGATTCGTAATCAGTTGGTGATGCTGTTCTCGCAACAAACCGACGAGAGCCTGGGTAATGTTGAGGCCAAGGAGAGGCTGCGCCAGGAAGCGTTGAAGCAAGTGCAGCAGGTACTGAGCCAGGAAGAGGGCAAGCCGCTGGTGGATGATCTGCTGTTCAACAACCTGATCGTTCAGTAG